In a single window of the Deltaproteobacteria bacterium genome:
- the obgE gene encoding GTPase ObgE — protein sequence MKFFDEAKIFVRSGDGGNGCLSFRRERFKPYGGPDGGDGGKGGDVLITATSQVQSLLDFHFRQHFKAPKGTHGQGNERNGRKGLDLRILVPLGTLVREAETGQFLADLTTEGQTIVAAQGGRGGKGNKHFATATHRTPRFAQKGEPGQEAWLFLELKVLAHVGLVGLPNAGKSTLLSRLSAAKPKISDYPFTTLSPNLGILENDQGHRLTIADIPGVIAGASQGAGLGLKFLKHIERTLILVFLIDGSLPGEEPFFAYQTLIKEMETFNPALLEKPRLVVVNKMDLSLSKTNFERIKKKFKKHRLEVIPLAAKTGEGIPLLIQHLFNTIVPEDHGKTDRIDRTTESPD from the coding sequence TTGAAATTTTTTGATGAGGCCAAGATTTTTGTTCGATCCGGTGACGGGGGTAATGGCTGTTTAAGCTTCCGCAGAGAACGCTTTAAGCCCTATGGAGGTCCGGATGGCGGCGATGGGGGCAAGGGCGGCGACGTTTTGATTACGGCCACCTCCCAGGTCCAGTCCTTACTGGATTTTCATTTTCGGCAGCATTTTAAGGCCCCTAAAGGTACCCATGGCCAGGGGAATGAGCGAAACGGCCGAAAAGGTCTGGACCTTCGCATCCTCGTTCCTTTAGGGACCCTGGTCCGAGAGGCCGAAACAGGCCAGTTTTTAGCGGATTTGACCACCGAAGGGCAGACGATAGTTGCCGCTCAGGGAGGAAGAGGGGGCAAGGGGAATAAACACTTTGCCACCGCCACCCATCGAACCCCGAGATTTGCCCAAAAAGGGGAGCCCGGCCAGGAGGCCTGGCTGTTCCTGGAGTTGAAAGTACTGGCCCATGTGGGGCTGGTGGGCCTGCCCAATGCCGGAAAATCGACCCTCCTATCGCGGCTTTCAGCCGCCAAACCTAAGATATCCGACTATCCCTTTACTACCCTGTCCCCGAATTTAGGGATTCTTGAAAACGACCAGGGCCATCGCCTGACCATAGCCGATATCCCAGGGGTAATCGCCGGGGCCAGCCAGGGGGCCGGTTTGGGACTCAAATTCCTCAAACACATTGAACGAACCCTGATTCTGGTATTTCTCATTGACGGCTCTTTACCAGGGGAGGAACCTTTTTTTGCCTATCAAACCCTGATTAAAGAAATGGAGACTTTTAATCCCGCCCTCCTGGAAAAACCCCGGTTGGTGGTGGTTAATAAAATGGACCTGTCCTTATCGAAAACGAATTTCGAAAGGATAAAAAAGAAGTTCAAAAAACACCGGTTGGAGGTAATCCCCCTAGCGGCCAAAACCGGAGAAGGTATCCCCTTATTAATCCAGCACCTTTTTAATACCATTGTACCTGAAGACCATGGAAAAACAGACCGGATTGACAGAACAACGGAAAGCCCTGATTAA